In Gordonia crocea, the following are encoded in one genomic region:
- a CDS encoding DegV family protein, with translation MPVVVVTDSSCCLPPEIATRFRIRQVPLHIVCDGVDYRETVDEIPAEVLATPGVTTSGATPADLEKTFAKALKDSKGDGVVAVHMSRKLSSTWSAARVVADQYDGAIRVVDSRSVGLAVGFTALVAAQASARGGDRDAVYESAVREAATIESMICVSDLDHLRSSGRISAASRMLGSALSIKPILHTVDGSLTLRERHRTFSKAVAKMIDAACEIAGARPVSVGVQHSDAPEAAEQVMAELQSRIPDVVTSMTTPLGPVLSVHVGTGAVGVTIGSTLTPLD, from the coding sequence GTGCCCGTCGTCGTCGTCACCGATTCGTCGTGTTGCCTGCCGCCCGAGATCGCCACTCGCTTTCGCATCCGCCAGGTACCGCTGCATATCGTCTGTGACGGTGTCGACTACCGCGAGACGGTGGACGAGATCCCGGCCGAGGTCCTCGCCACGCCGGGGGTGACCACCTCGGGCGCGACCCCGGCCGATCTGGAGAAGACGTTCGCCAAAGCGCTCAAGGATTCCAAGGGCGACGGGGTCGTGGCAGTCCACATGTCGCGCAAGCTCTCCAGCACCTGGAGCGCGGCGCGGGTTGTGGCCGACCAGTACGACGGTGCGATCCGCGTCGTCGACTCGCGCTCGGTGGGCCTCGCGGTCGGTTTCACCGCGCTGGTGGCGGCGCAGGCCTCGGCCCGCGGCGGCGACCGCGACGCGGTGTACGAGTCCGCGGTGCGCGAGGCGGCCACCATCGAGTCGATGATCTGCGTCTCGGATCTGGATCATCTGCGTTCCAGCGGTCGCATCAGCGCGGCCAGCCGGATGCTGGGATCGGCACTGTCGATCAAGCCGATCCTGCACACCGTCGACGGGTCTCTCACGCTGCGGGAACGGCACCGCACCTTCTCCAAGGCCGTCGCCAAGATGATCGATGCGGCCTGCGAGATCGCCGGGGCGCGCCCGGTGTCCGTCGGGGTTCAGCACAGCGACGCCCCGGAGGCCGCCGAGCAGGTGATGGCGGAGTTGCAGTCGCGGATCCCGGATGTCGTGACGTCGATGACGACGCCGCTGGGACCGGTGCTCAGCGTCCATGTCGGTACCGGCGCCGTCGGGGTGACGATCGGCTCCACGTTGACCCCGCTGGACTAG
- a CDS encoding helix-turn-helix transcriptional regulator, whose translation MADYPDLATLVLLRKVRDRMDRDYAEPLDVESLARGVHLSAGHLSRQFKAAYGESPYSYLMTRRIERAMTLLRRGDLSVTDVCFAVGCSSLGTFSTRFRELTGVSPSAYRDHWDSPDELAELGIIPLPGLLPCIAKQVSKPIRNREAASGPRS comes from the coding sequence ATGGCCGACTACCCCGACCTGGCGACCCTGGTCCTATTGCGCAAGGTGCGCGACCGGATGGACCGGGACTATGCCGAGCCGCTCGACGTCGAGTCGCTCGCGCGGGGTGTGCACCTGTCGGCCGGCCACTTGAGCCGCCAGTTCAAAGCCGCCTACGGTGAATCGCCCTACTCGTATCTGATGACCCGGCGCATCGAGCGGGCGATGACGCTGCTGCGCCGCGGCGATCTCAGCGTCACCGACGTCTGCTTTGCCGTGGGCTGCTCGTCGTTGGGTACCTTCAGCACCCGGTTCCGCGAACTCACCGGGGTCTCGCCCAGTGCCTACCGCGACCATTGGGACTCCCCCGACGAGCTCGCCGAGCTCGGCATCATCCCGCTTCCCGGCCTGCTGCCCTGCATCGCCAAGCAGGTTTCCAAACCGATCAGGAATCGAGAAGCGGCGAGCGGCCCGCGCTCCTAG
- a CDS encoding ComEA family DNA-binding protein has protein sequence MRTAEPAVVRRRLERLAVGASADRVPEDGGIGDSGSAGAGDVDRGVPTPQWLDPTSWDDPGWDDTGWDDTAGDGPPRAADFSLADLAQEEADERPGDRRHRWTTVPPAAVGLVSVGLIATLIAAYLALRAPDAAVPVVDFPASAGPTSPSGPGASATGTSAVPARIVISVVGLVYRPGLVRLAPQARVADAVRAAGGARPGADLVSVNLARPLRDGDQVVIGLADAPGRAGLRSTVLGVDGSSSNTGPGQPAPGAGSDGAAPRTGPTGRVDLNTATADQLDGLPGVGPVTAKAIVDWRTAHGGFTSVDQLAEVDGIGPARLQRLRELVTVGGR, from the coding sequence ATGCGAACGGCCGAACCGGCGGTGGTGCGTCGGCGGCTCGAGCGGCTGGCCGTCGGGGCCTCGGCCGACCGAGTGCCTGAGGACGGGGGGATCGGCGACAGCGGCAGCGCCGGCGCCGGCGACGTCGATCGCGGCGTGCCGACGCCGCAGTGGCTCGACCCGACCAGCTGGGATGATCCTGGTTGGGATGACACCGGCTGGGATGACACCGCCGGGGATGGCCCGCCTCGCGCGGCCGACTTTTCGCTCGCCGACCTGGCGCAGGAGGAGGCCGACGAGCGTCCTGGCGATCGGCGGCACCGCTGGACAACGGTTCCGCCCGCGGCGGTGGGCTTGGTGTCGGTGGGCCTGATCGCAACGTTGATCGCCGCCTACCTTGCCTTGCGCGCACCCGACGCCGCGGTCCCGGTGGTGGATTTCCCGGCGTCGGCGGGGCCGACCAGCCCGAGCGGTCCGGGCGCGTCGGCGACCGGTACCTCTGCTGTTCCGGCGCGCATCGTGATCAGCGTGGTCGGGTTGGTCTACCGCCCCGGACTCGTGCGCCTTGCTCCGCAGGCGCGGGTCGCCGACGCGGTGCGGGCGGCCGGTGGCGCGAGGCCGGGAGCCGATCTCGTCTCGGTGAACCTGGCGCGCCCGCTGCGCGACGGCGACCAGGTGGTGATCGGCCTCGCCGACGCGCCGGGCCGCGCAGGTCTGCGCAGCACCGTCTTGGGGGTCGACGGGTCGTCGTCGAACACCGGGCCGGGGCAGCCCGCTCCCGGCGCGGGCTCCGACGGTGCGGCGCCCCGGACCGGGCCGACCGGCCGGGTCGACCTCAACACGGCGACCGCGGACCAACTCGACGGTCTGCCCGGCGTCGGGCCGGTGACGGCCAAAGCGATCGTCGACTGGCGCACGGCGCATGGCGGTTTCACCTCGGTGGATCAACTTGCCGAGGTCGACGGGATCGGTCCGGCCCGCCTGCAGCGCCTGCGTGAACTGGTGACCGTCGGGGGTCGGTGA
- a CDS encoding esterase/lipase family protein, which translates to MDGAAGVLAQATVGIASTVRAAADGSRWPDGVNEWDGGSVTGSDAPVVLVPGSFVPGEFYWHRLVPGLIADGRRVFACNLPGLGTREPAVLVDALEEFLTRVRAATGTGRVVLVGQSFGGVVIRDLVRSTRADVVGVVLVSAQNHGFRRWWAGLFSAPLARRLVQVVCPMALRLLPGSGYLAELDATDPGVAVTTITSRRDVFAAPESVRVSGGNNIVLQDLDPRIRSGHMLIGFDPMTVDLIRAAVRNAG; encoded by the coding sequence ATGGACGGTGCCGCGGGGGTCCTCGCACAAGCAACGGTGGGAATCGCATCGACGGTCCGGGCGGCCGCAGACGGCAGCAGGTGGCCGGACGGCGTCAATGAGTGGGATGGCGGGTCGGTCACCGGTTCCGATGCGCCGGTGGTCCTTGTGCCGGGATCGTTCGTTCCCGGCGAATTCTATTGGCACCGGCTGGTTCCGGGCTTGATCGCCGACGGCCGGCGCGTCTTCGCCTGCAACCTTCCCGGATTGGGCACGCGCGAACCAGCCGTGTTGGTCGACGCGCTGGAGGAGTTCCTCACCCGGGTGCGCGCCGCCACCGGTACCGGTCGGGTCGTTCTCGTCGGGCAGTCCTTCGGCGGGGTCGTCATCCGCGACCTGGTTCGCAGTACCCGGGCCGACGTTGTCGGCGTGGTTCTGGTCAGTGCGCAGAACCATGGCTTTCGCCGGTGGTGGGCGGGGCTGTTCAGCGCACCGCTGGCCCGGCGCCTCGTGCAGGTCGTCTGCCCGATGGCGCTGCGGCTCCTGCCTGGATCGGGCTACCTGGCCGAGCTGGATGCGACCGACCCCGGGGTGGCGGTCACGACGATCACCAGTCGCCGCGACGTATTCGCCGCCCCGGAATCGGTCAGGGTCAGCGGTGGGAACAACATCGTGTTGCAGGACCTCGACCCCCGGATCCGCAGCGGTCACATGCTGATCGGCTTCGACCCGATGACCGTCGACCTGATCCGGGCCGCCGTGCGGAACGCGGGCTGA
- the octT gene encoding diglucosylglycerate octanoyltransferase, whose product MTDRPTGSIIVLSDSLAYYGPQGGLAADDPRIWPSIVGKRLGRSVELFGRIGWTSRDIWWAITQDPRIWAALPTAEVVVLAYGGMDSLPSPLPTALREQIRYLRPSRLRQVVRDGYAWVQPRAAHLGWPLALPPRITVEYLEKVRDALVQLRPDLPIVLCLPPTHASPYYGKVHRGRVPTTTAMREWAQANGVATVDFYPTTLDEFGNHPEDMNPDGIHWGLRCHERIAEVVVAGVGPVLESGRSNPGPDRLT is encoded by the coding sequence ATGACCGATCGCCCTACCGGTTCGATCATCGTGTTGTCGGACTCCTTGGCCTACTACGGACCCCAAGGCGGCCTGGCCGCCGACGACCCGCGCATCTGGCCCAGCATTGTCGGGAAGCGGTTGGGGCGCTCGGTGGAGCTCTTCGGTCGCATCGGGTGGACCAGTCGCGACATCTGGTGGGCGATCACGCAGGACCCGCGGATCTGGGCGGCGCTGCCCACGGCCGAGGTCGTCGTCCTGGCCTACGGCGGCATGGATTCGTTGCCGTCGCCATTGCCCACCGCGCTGAGGGAGCAGATCCGCTATCTGCGGCCCAGTCGGCTGCGGCAGGTCGTGCGCGACGGATACGCCTGGGTGCAGCCGCGGGCGGCACACCTGGGCTGGCCGTTGGCGCTGCCCCCGCGCATCACCGTCGAGTACCTGGAGAAGGTGCGCGACGCCCTGGTCCAACTGCGCCCGGACCTGCCGATCGTGCTGTGCCTGCCCCCGACCCACGCCAGCCCGTACTACGGCAAGGTGCACCGCGGCCGGGTGCCCACCACCACCGCGATGCGCGAGTGGGCGCAGGCCAACGGCGTGGCCACCGTCGACTTCTACCCGACGACGCTCGACGAGTTCGGCAACCACCCGGAGGACATGAACCCCGACGGCATCCACTGGGGTTTGCGCTGTCACGAACGGATCGCCGAGGTGGTGGTCGCCGGGGTGGGGCCGGTGCTCGAGTCCGGGCGCAGCAACCCCGGACCCGACCGGCTAACGTAG
- a CDS encoding VOC family protein, whose protein sequence is MATTIRSSFLPHLDPDESVAFYRDVLGFDVRLDVGGGTMRWITVGPPNQPDTAIVLHPPGVGNDVTDEEREVLQRLIAKGSYFGVNLSTDDLDATFAAIEAAGADIVQEPMEQDWGARDAAVRDPAGNMIRIQANPEETH, encoded by the coding sequence ATGGCAACAACAATCAGAAGCAGCTTCCTCCCCCATCTGGATCCCGACGAGTCGGTGGCGTTCTACCGCGACGTACTGGGCTTCGACGTCCGGCTCGACGTCGGCGGCGGCACCATGCGCTGGATCACCGTCGGCCCGCCGAACCAGCCCGACACCGCGATCGTGTTGCATCCGCCCGGCGTCGGCAACGACGTCACCGACGAGGAGCGCGAGGTCCTGCAGCGGCTGATCGCCAAGGGCAGCTACTTCGGCGTCAACCTGTCCACCGATGACCTCGACGCCACCTTCGCCGCCATCGAGGCGGCCGGCGCCGACATCGTCCAAGAACCGATGGAGCAGGACTGGGGTGCGCGTGACGCGGCGGTCCGCGACCCCGCGGGCAACATGATCCGCATCCAGGCCAACCCCGAGGAGACCCACTGA